A window of Ignicoccus hospitalis KIN4/I contains these coding sequences:
- a CDS encoding bi-domain-containing oxidoreductase yields the protein MKAVVIKGSKVSVEEVPPPRVGDNMVLVATAYSAISAGTELASLRAKKVKEGWLLDKLPLPKPVRMVLENPYYARLALQKIREGGLKELLKYYQKAKEVAVKGRFSGYSASGYVIGKGSGVIDVNKGDAVAIAGVGFASHAELNATPRRLAVKIPEGLGLKEASTVALGAIALQGIRRAELHQGDSVAIIGLGLIGNLAAQIAKSYNLKVVGFDINDKRVELARSKGVLAFNSTSVNPVEKVMELTEGFGADAVIIAASSDKPGLIDLALDMLRHRGKVVVLGAFPMQFDRTRMYLKDAEIRISVSYGPGRYDPVYELGGVDYPIGYVRWTEERNMKEYLRLLAEGYVDLEGVVGAVYPVEEAPKAYQDLLEGKINGLTALISYDYEKYLKESSIVSLIEISGGAPAQVVKKGSKPTASFIGFGSFASNVLYPIVKEVFELNGVAVTDPLKAKDLLKKGFKFSTTNYKDVLEREENLIIIATRHSQHYPILKDALLNSKASVIYVEKPPVLTPEQLEEINELVKESGKEVVVGFNRRCSPITQLIKEVVGDRAATLSYRVAAGKLPKDHWVYSPEEGGRYLGEGCHFVDYALAIFEGREALKGSAVFVPPDNASLYDTDLWSSSIAFERALANIVYTSLNPKDVEKELIEVFVEGKVGVKVYDYKRVEFYGDYAQWVKRCEELCSRYSPNAEGNLVTLGEQAKGWREEVEQLKELLTSGRAGCLATWEKAYRSMKVLFSFYY from the coding sequence GTGAAGGCGGTAGTAATTAAGGGGTCCAAGGTTTCGGTGGAGGAAGTTCCCCCTCCCCGCGTCGGGGACAACATGGTCCTAGTCGCTACCGCGTACTCCGCCATAAGCGCCGGCACGGAGCTGGCCTCCTTAAGGGCCAAGAAGGTCAAAGAGGGCTGGTTGCTTGACAAGCTCCCCTTGCCCAAGCCTGTGAGGATGGTCCTCGAGAACCCCTACTACGCGCGCTTAGCTTTGCAGAAGATACGCGAAGGGGGCCTAAAGGAGTTACTTAAGTACTACCAGAAGGCGAAGGAAGTAGCGGTAAAGGGGAGGTTCAGCGGTTACAGCGCCAGCGGGTACGTGATAGGGAAGGGAAGCGGGGTAATTGACGTCAATAAGGGCGACGCCGTAGCGATCGCCGGCGTGGGCTTCGCCAGCCACGCGGAGCTCAACGCGACCCCGAGGAGGCTCGCGGTCAAGATCCCAGAGGGCTTGGGATTGAAGGAGGCCTCGACTGTGGCCTTAGGGGCGATAGCCCTCCAGGGGATTAGGAGGGCAGAACTCCACCAAGGGGATTCCGTCGCCATAATAGGCTTGGGCCTAATAGGAAACTTGGCCGCGCAGATAGCGAAGTCCTACAATTTGAAGGTAGTGGGCTTCGACATAAACGACAAGAGGGTGGAGCTGGCGAGGTCCAAGGGAGTCTTAGCGTTCAACAGCACCTCGGTGAACCCCGTGGAGAAGGTAATGGAATTGACCGAGGGCTTCGGGGCGGACGCGGTGATAATAGCGGCCTCCTCGGACAAGCCGGGCCTAATTGACCTAGCCCTAGACATGCTGAGGCACAGGGGTAAGGTGGTAGTGCTGGGCGCCTTCCCGATGCAGTTCGACCGGACTAGGATGTACTTGAAGGACGCCGAGATAAGGATATCTGTCTCTTACGGCCCAGGCAGGTACGACCCCGTATACGAGCTGGGAGGGGTGGACTACCCAATAGGCTACGTTCGCTGGACCGAAGAGAGGAACATGAAGGAGTACTTGAGGCTGCTCGCCGAGGGGTACGTGGACCTAGAGGGAGTGGTCGGCGCGGTGTACCCGGTAGAAGAGGCCCCCAAGGCCTACCAAGACCTCTTAGAAGGTAAGATAAACGGCTTGACCGCGCTCATCTCCTACGATTATGAAAAGTATCTAAAGGAGAGCAGCATAGTATCGCTTATCGAGATAAGCGGAGGCGCTCCGGCACAAGTCGTGAAGAAGGGCTCCAAGCCCACCGCTTCGTTCATAGGCTTCGGGAGCTTCGCGTCGAACGTGTTGTATCCGATAGTTAAGGAGGTGTTCGAACTCAACGGCGTGGCCGTTACGGACCCACTCAAAGCTAAGGACTTGCTCAAGAAGGGGTTCAAGTTCTCGACCACAAATTATAAGGACGTCTTGGAGAGGGAGGAAAACCTAATAATAATAGCTACCCGCCACAGCCAACATTACCCCATACTCAAGGACGCCCTCCTCAACTCCAAGGCCTCCGTGATATACGTCGAGAAGCCCCCGGTGCTTACCCCGGAGCAGCTGGAAGAGATAAACGAGCTCGTGAAGGAGAGTGGGAAAGAAGTGGTCGTGGGCTTCAACAGGAGGTGCTCCCCCATAACGCAGCTCATCAAGGAGGTCGTGGGCGACCGAGCGGCCACCCTTTCATACCGGGTGGCGGCCGGGAAGCTGCCCAAGGACCACTGGGTCTACTCGCCGGAGGAGGGCGGGAGGTACTTGGGCGAGGGCTGCCACTTCGTGGATTACGCTTTAGCGATTTTCGAAGGTAGAGAGGCGCTTAAGGGCTCGGCAGTCTTCGTCCCGCCGGACAACGCGAGCCTGTACGACACGGACTTGTGGTCCTCCTCCATAGCGTTCGAACGGGCGTTGGCAAATATAGTCTACACCTCTCTCAACCCAAAGGACGTTGAAAAAGAATTGATCGAAGTGTTCGTAGAGGGCAAGGTCGGAGTTAAAGTATATGATTACAAACGTGTCGAGTTTTACGGCGACTACGCTCAGTGGGTGAAGAGGTGCGAGGAGCTCTGCTCCCGCTACTCGCCGAACGCGGAGGGCAACCTCGTCACACTCGGCGAGCAAGCGAAGGGGTGGAGAGAAGAGGTGGAACAGCTCAAGGAGCTGTTGACGTCTGGAAGGGCCGGGTGCCTCGCTACTTGGGAGAAGGCCTACCGGAGCATGAAGGTCCTCTTTTCCTTCTACTACTGA
- a CDS encoding glycosyltransferase family protein, whose protein sequence is MRVTLLYSASSRDSPPALRMRYLREALEERGFEVKEINLPKSRLTYLRPKKVTDEVVLFSAPPAYVAFAARGTKLVGDLRDPWDVYAREGGLLKGLATAPIVARYLGKLRRSDLLVATTRSIAEHYERLTGKEVLVIENGTDPEALKCDEDRRERGALLIADFSNPYLPVRPFLGVAREMELDLALVGPGSEKYGGVGRVPYERLKEVGCKYSIGVIPRPWRGKTYEMTIPLKTYDYMALGLCVFAYGPPAGELKRLVEEEGIGVYASSPEELKAKLKECLDVCPEAGARARRLAEEKYDRRALSRKYADYLASSL, encoded by the coding sequence ATGAGAGTTACGCTGCTCTACTCGGCGAGCTCGCGCGACTCGCCGCCGGCCTTGAGGATGAGGTATTTGAGGGAGGCCTTAGAGGAGAGGGGCTTCGAGGTAAAAGAGATAAACTTACCGAAGAGTAGGTTAACCTACTTGAGGCCTAAGAAGGTTACCGACGAGGTCGTGCTATTCAGCGCGCCCCCGGCCTACGTGGCCTTCGCGGCGAGGGGGACAAAACTCGTGGGCGACTTGAGGGACCCTTGGGACGTCTATGCTAGGGAAGGTGGGCTTCTGAAGGGCTTGGCGACGGCCCCCATCGTGGCACGGTACTTGGGGAAGCTGAGGCGGAGCGACTTGTTGGTGGCGACCACCCGGAGCATCGCCGAGCACTACGAGAGGCTCACGGGCAAGGAAGTTCTTGTTATAGAGAACGGGACCGACCCCGAGGCCCTCAAGTGCGACGAGGATAGAAGGGAGCGCGGAGCCTTGCTGATAGCGGACTTCTCCAACCCTTACTTGCCCGTGAGGCCCTTCTTAGGCGTTGCGAGGGAAATGGAGCTGGACCTCGCCCTGGTGGGCCCAGGCTCGGAGAAGTACGGAGGGGTCGGACGAGTGCCTTACGAGCGCTTGAAGGAGGTGGGGTGTAAGTACTCGATAGGCGTCATACCGAGGCCTTGGAGGGGGAAGACCTACGAGATGACCATACCCCTCAAGACGTACGACTACATGGCCTTGGGGCTCTGCGTCTTCGCCTACGGGCCTCCCGCGGGGGAGCTGAAGCGGCTGGTGGAGGAGGAGGGCATAGGCGTTTACGCGAGCTCCCCTGAAGAGCTGAAGGCGAAGCTGAAGGAGTGCTTGGACGTCTGCCCGGAGGCCGGCGCTAGGGCTAGGAGGCTGGCGGAGGAGAAGTACGACCGAAGGGCCCTCAGCCGCAAGTACGCGGACTACTTGGCCTCCTCGTTGTAA
- a CDS encoding radical SAM/SPASM domain-containing protein, producing the protein MIPVTTMVVGRGTVSTKIKGEYHRKKPSRFTDYFRPLVFWNITYQCNLRCLHCYIRAKAQQDPSELTTEEAKRLSEEMVEMRIPLVILSGGEPLVRKDFWEIIEPMAKAQFPKLSLSTNGTLITKDVARRLKDYGFSYVGISIDSIVPAYHDKFRGVPGAFKATLEGIKNSVEAGLDVGIRTTITRYNVKEVPDIVKWSAENGIKRVSFYLLDTIGRGEEIKDWLPTKEQLKWMADVVIDLAREYADQLEILIVRGNFMGIYIARKLAKDEEEFKEYLKMLQAQGDCGRKSVSIYPNGDVKPCQFIDWVTLGNVREKSLKEILKRDNPQLEPFLNVGQYLKGKCGRCPYKDICGGGSRGRAYAIFGDPWAEDPLCFIEPEALAKEFLAA; encoded by the coding sequence TTGATACCGGTAACTACTATGGTCGTCGGGAGGGGAACGGTCTCTACGAAGATAAAGGGCGAGTACCACCGGAAGAAGCCCTCCCGGTTCACAGACTACTTCCGCCCCCTCGTGTTCTGGAACATCACTTACCAGTGTAACTTACGTTGCCTTCACTGCTACATAAGGGCGAAGGCCCAACAAGACCCCAGCGAGCTGACTACGGAAGAGGCCAAGCGCTTGAGCGAAGAAATGGTTGAAATGAGAATACCTTTGGTTATCCTCTCCGGCGGCGAACCCTTGGTTAGGAAGGACTTTTGGGAGATCATCGAACCGATGGCTAAGGCACAATTTCCGAAACTATCCTTAAGCACCAATGGAACTCTCATAACGAAGGACGTAGCCAGAAGGTTGAAGGATTACGGCTTCTCATACGTCGGCATTTCCATAGACTCGATAGTCCCCGCTTACCACGACAAGTTTAGGGGAGTCCCCGGGGCTTTCAAGGCTACCTTAGAGGGGATAAAGAACAGCGTAGAAGCCGGTCTGGACGTGGGAATAAGGACCACCATAACTCGGTACAACGTAAAGGAAGTTCCCGACATAGTCAAGTGGAGCGCCGAGAACGGGATAAAGAGGGTGTCGTTTTACTTACTGGACACGATCGGGAGGGGCGAAGAGATAAAGGACTGGCTCCCAACTAAGGAGCAGCTCAAGTGGATGGCTGACGTGGTTATAGACCTCGCGCGCGAGTACGCGGACCAGCTTGAAATATTAATAGTTAGGGGGAACTTCATGGGAATTTACATAGCCAGGAAACTGGCCAAGGACGAGGAGGAGTTCAAGGAGTACCTCAAGATGCTTCAAGCCCAAGGCGACTGCGGCAGGAAGAGCGTCAGCATCTATCCCAACGGCGACGTCAAGCCGTGTCAGTTCATAGATTGGGTCACCTTAGGCAACGTCAGGGAGAAGAGCTTGAAGGAAATACTGAAGAGGGACAACCCCCAACTCGAACCCTTCTTAAACGTAGGGCAGTACCTCAAGGGCAAGTGCGGGCGCTGTCCTTACAAGGACATCTGCGGCGGCGGCAGCAGAGGTAGGGCTTACGCGATCTTCGGCGACCCGTGGGCCGAGGACCCCTTGTGCTTCATAGAGCCCGAAGCTCTTGCAAAAGAGTTTTTGGCCGCTTGA